A genomic stretch from Acetobacter ascendens includes:
- the rpoZ gene encoding DNA-directed RNA polymerase subunit omega → MARVTVEDCVEKVPNRFELVVYAAQRARNISRGEELTVDRDNDKNPVVALREIADETVSLPALRNDLIRSQAREPEPEPVEEEVQDLVPTEQNIFGLQEVSAEEEAADDVRAIEAALTGRARR, encoded by the coding sequence ATGGCCCGCGTCACCGTTGAAGACTGTGTGGAAAAGGTCCCGAACCGTTTTGAACTGGTGGTCTATGCCGCACAGCGTGCCCGCAATATCTCTCGCGGGGAAGAGCTGACAGTTGATCGGGATAACGATAAAAACCCCGTTGTCGCTCTGCGTGAAATTGCAGACGAAACCGTTTCTCTGCCCGCTCTGCGCAATGATCTGATCCGTTCTCAGGCCCGTGAACCCGAGCCCGAACCCGTGGAAGAAGAAGTGCAGGATCTGGTTCCGACCGAGCAGAACATCTTCGGCTTGCAGGAAGTTTCTGCAGAAGAAGAAGCCGCTGATGATGTGCGGGCTATTGAAGCTGCACTTACCGGTCGCGCACGTCGGTAA
- the frr gene encoding ribosome recycling factor has protein sequence MDGALDSLRRDFSGLRSGRASPALLEPVRVEAYGGEVPLTQVGSIAVPEARMITVQVWDRALAGAVERAIRDSGLGLNPAGEGQTIRVPIPQLTEERRNELAKAAARYAEGGKVAVRGVRRDGMDKAKGFEKKGEISQDDVKTWSDAIQKLTDQYVKKIDDMLADKDKEIKQV, from the coding sequence ATGGATGGCGCGCTGGATAGCCTGCGCCGTGATTTTTCTGGCCTGCGCTCTGGCCGCGCAAGCCCGGCTTTGCTGGAACCTGTGCGGGTGGAAGCCTATGGCGGTGAAGTGCCGCTAACACAGGTTGGTTCCATTGCTGTGCCAGAAGCACGTATGATTACCGTACAGGTGTGGGACCGCGCCTTGGCTGGTGCCGTAGAACGCGCCATCCGTGATTCCGGCCTTGGCCTGAACCCGGCGGGGGAAGGCCAGACCATTCGTGTGCCCATTCCGCAGCTTACGGAAGAACGCCGTAACGAGCTGGCAAAAGCTGCTGCCCGTTATGCAGAGGGCGGTAAGGTAGCCGTGCGTGGCGTGCGCCGTGATGGCATGGACAAAGCCAAGGGTTTTGAAAAGAAAGGTGAAATCAGCCAGGACGACGTAAAAACCTGGTCTGACGCCATTCAGAAACTGACAGACCAGTATGTGAAAAAAATTGATGATATGCTGGCTGATAAAGATAAGGAAATCAAACAGGTCTGA
- the uppS gene encoding polyprenyl diphosphate synthase — protein MSTRLADKKPAIPTHVAVIMDGNGRWARERGLPRLAGHRAGAEAVARCVRAAMQRGVAYLTLYAFSSENWARGQEEVSDLTGLLRYYLRHKVRELHKEGVRLRFIGDLARFDDSLREELAQAESLTRGNSKLTLILALSYGGRLDIVQAAQRLAQEVKDGRIAPEQITESVFTNFLWTSGVPDPDVVVRTSGECRLSNFLLWQSAYAELVFLNVFWPDFNERHFAMVLDQYAQRERRFGARPQGPA, from the coding sequence ATGTCCACGCGGCTCGCTGATAAAAAACCGGCAATTCCAACCCATGTTGCTGTCATCATGGATGGAAACGGGCGCTGGGCGCGCGAACGCGGTCTGCCGCGCCTTGCCGGGCACAGGGCAGGGGCGGAAGCCGTGGCCCGTTGTGTGCGTGCAGCCATGCAGCGTGGCGTGGCGTATTTAACGCTGTATGCGTTTTCATCAGAAAACTGGGCACGCGGGCAGGAGGAGGTTTCAGACCTTACCGGCCTTTTGCGGTATTACCTGCGCCACAAGGTGCGGGAACTGCATAAGGAAGGCGTGCGCCTGCGCTTTATTGGTGATCTCGCCCGCTTTGATGACAGCTTGCGAGAGGAACTCGCGCAGGCCGAATCCTTAACGCGTGGCAATAGCAAGCTTACGCTTATTCTGGCGCTCTCTTACGGTGGGCGGTTGGATATTGTGCAGGCCGCGCAGCGTTTGGCGCAGGAGGTCAAGGATGGCCGCATTGCGCCAGAACAGATTACAGAAAGCGTATTCACCAACTTTTTGTGGACCAGCGGCGTGCCAGACCCCGATGTGGTGGTGCGTACCAGTGGTGAATGTCGGCTTTCCAACTTTCTGCTGTGGCAGAGCGCGTATGCTGAACTGGTGTTTTTAAACGTGTTCTGGCCCGATTTTAACGAACGACATTTTGCGATGGTGCTAGACCAGTACGCCCAACGAGAACGGCGTTTTGGCGCGCGCCCTCAAGGCCCGGCATGA
- the rnc gene encoding ribonuclease III: MSDAARFRLEELEVRLGYRFVNPDLLQEALTHRSAAHQKAGGRKRQKAKGAGSNERLEFIGDRVLGLLMAEWLLERFPNEQEGALGSRLAHLVSRVFLAEIADKLDLPQSLTVAAHEARAGVQTAANVVADALEAVLGAVFLDGGLEPARQMVRDWWKSALDAQAHPPKDPKTALQEWVLGRGQSLPVYETIGADGPSHAPLFVVRVTAGGLFGEGRAGSKRAAESAAAADLLEKLEG, translated from the coding sequence ATTTCAGATGCCGCACGCTTCCGGCTGGAAGAACTGGAAGTGCGCCTAGGTTATCGCTTTGTCAATCCTGATTTGTTGCAGGAGGCGCTGACACATCGTTCCGCCGCGCATCAAAAGGCAGGTGGGCGCAAGCGGCAGAAAGCCAAGGGCGCAGGCTCTAACGAGCGGCTGGAATTTATAGGGGACCGCGTTCTGGGCCTGCTGATGGCCGAATGGTTGCTAGAGCGCTTCCCGAACGAGCAGGAAGGTGCGCTGGGGTCTCGGCTGGCGCATCTGGTCTCTCGCGTGTTCTTGGCGGAAATTGCGGATAAGCTCGATCTGCCGCAGTCTCTTACCGTTGCCGCGCATGAAGCCCGCGCAGGTGTGCAAACTGCCGCCAATGTGGTGGCGGATGCGCTGGAAGCCGTGCTTGGTGCGGTTTTTCTGGATGGCGGGCTGGAACCTGCACGCCAGATGGTGCGGGATTGGTGGAAATCTGCACTGGATGCACAGGCCCATCCACCCAAGGATCCCAAAACCGCGTTGCAGGAATGGGTGCTTGGCCGCGGGCAAAGCTTGCCAGTGTACGAAACAATAGGGGCAGATGGCCCCTCTCACGCACCGCTGTTTGTGGTGCGCGTTACAGCGGGTGGCCTGTTTGGTGAAGGCCGGGCAGGCAGCAAACGTGCTGCGGAAAGTGCCGCCGCCGCTGATTTACTAGAAAAACTGGAGGGGTAG
- a CDS encoding LabA-like NYN domain-containing protein has product MNLQKTEKTCLFIDGSSLYSTSRSLGFDVDYKKLLDFFAAKTHIIRAYYYAAILDTEDYSPLKPLTDWLSYNGYFLVTKPAREFTDSTGKRRVKGNMDIEIAVDMLEMAPHIDHAILFSGDSDFRRVVEAVQRQGTRVSVVSSMRSTPPLIGDDLRRQADQFLELSALAGNFTRRQTENPRPVRTNAPPVRHPADQMSEPDEDDPLS; this is encoded by the coding sequence ATGAACCTTCAGAAAACCGAAAAGACCTGCCTTTTCATTGATGGCTCCAGCCTGTACTCTACATCCCGTAGTCTTGGTTTTGATGTGGACTATAAAAAGCTGTTGGATTTCTTTGCAGCCAAAACACACATCATTCGCGCTTATTACTATGCCGCCATTTTAGATACTGAAGATTATTCTCCGCTTAAGCCCCTTACGGACTGGCTTTCCTATAATGGGTACTTTCTTGTCACCAAGCCCGCGCGGGAGTTTACCGATTCTACCGGCAAGCGCCGCGTAAAAGGCAATATGGACATCGAAATTGCCGTGGACATGCTGGAAATGGCCCCGCATATCGACCACGCCATTCTGTTCAGCGGTGATTCCGATTTCCGCCGTGTGGTAGAAGCTGTGCAGCGGCAGGGCACGCGGGTTTCTGTTGTGTCTTCCATGCGCTCCACCCCACCGTTGATCGGAGATGATCTGCGCCGGCAGGCAGACCAGTTTCTGGAACTTTCTGCTCTGGCAGGTAACTTTACCCGCAGGCAAACAGAAAACCCCCGCCCCGTGCGCACCAATGCCCCACCAGTGCGCCACCCGGCAGACCAGATGAGCGAACCTGATGAAGATGATCCGCTAAGCTAA
- the folK gene encoding 2-amino-4-hydroxy-6-hydroxymethyldihydropteridine diphosphokinase, which yields MPEINTRSVLIAIGANLPHLRLSARQTCEQAVQALKNLPQLEVEAVSRWYESAPVPPSGQPPYVNGVVRCRTTLEPLALLDVLQGVETRLGRVRSVPNAARTLDLDIISIDNMQLNTDRLILPHPRATQRAFVLHPLHDVAPEWKDPTTGKGLDTLLEGVAGQEIQPAKE from the coding sequence ATGCCGGAAATTAATACCAGATCAGTGCTAATAGCGATAGGTGCGAATCTTCCGCATTTGCGATTGAGTGCCCGCCAAACGTGTGAGCAAGCCGTGCAGGCCCTGAAAAACCTACCCCAATTGGAGGTCGAGGCTGTTTCTCGCTGGTATGAAAGTGCGCCTGTGCCACCATCTGGGCAGCCTCCTTACGTCAATGGGGTTGTACGTTGCCGCACCACGCTGGAGCCTCTGGCTCTGCTTGATGTGCTTCAGGGGGTGGAAACGCGGTTGGGGCGCGTACGTTCCGTGCCAAATGCAGCGCGCACGCTTGATCTGGATATTATTTCAATAGACAATATGCAGCTCAATACGGATCGGCTTATATTGCCGCACCCCCGCGCAACCCAGCGCGCTTTTGTACTGCATCCGCTGCATGATGTTGCCCCGGAATGGAAAGACCCCACAACCGGTAAGGGGCTGGATACCCTGCTGGAAGGCGTTGCAGGGCAGGAAATACAGCCTGCAAAAGAATAA
- the pyrH gene encoding UMP kinase, translating to MTASVGEKPSRKRVLLKVSGEALMGNGAFGVDQQTVERIAHDIGEVVRSGTEVCLVVGGGNIFRGLAAAAKGMDRAQGDYAGMLATVINALLLQNALEREQIATRVMSAIHMSSIAEPYIRRRAVRHMEKGRVVIFAAGTGNPFFTTDTAAALRAAEMECDMLLKGTQVDGVYSADPKKDPSAKRYEELTYMDVLANQLNVMDAAAISLARENRLPIIVFNIGAEGAFPRVMRNEGPFTRIIEAA from the coding sequence ATGACTGCTTCTGTAGGCGAAAAGCCAAGCCGTAAACGCGTGTTGCTCAAGGTGTCGGGGGAAGCCTTGATGGGGAATGGCGCCTTCGGAGTGGATCAGCAGACGGTAGAACGCATTGCCCATGATATTGGCGAAGTGGTGCGTTCCGGCACGGAAGTGTGCCTTGTTGTGGGGGGTGGCAACATCTTCCGCGGGCTGGCGGCAGCCGCCAAGGGCATGGACCGTGCGCAGGGTGATTACGCCGGTATGCTGGCAACTGTTATTAACGCGCTGCTGCTGCAAAATGCGCTGGAGCGCGAGCAGATTGCAACACGGGTGATGTCCGCCATCCATATGTCTTCCATTGCGGAGCCATATATCCGCCGCCGCGCTGTGCGGCACATGGAAAAAGGGCGTGTGGTTATTTTTGCTGCGGGCACGGGCAACCCGTTCTTTACCACGGATACAGCCGCTGCCCTGCGCGCTGCGGAAATGGAATGCGACATGCTGCTGAAAGGCACGCAGGTAGATGGCGTTTATTCCGCAGACCCCAAAAAAGATCCCTCCGCCAAGCGCTATGAAGAACTGACATACATGGACGTGCTGGCCAACCAGCTAAACGTGATGGATGCCGCCGCCATTAGCCTTGCGCGTGAAAACCGTCTGCCTATCATTGTTTTCAATATTGGCGCGGAAGGGGCCTTCCCGCGTGTCATGCGCAATGAAGGGCCTTTCACACGGATTATCGAAGCCGCCTGA
- the era gene encoding GTPase Era — protein sequence MADDTTRCGFAALVGAPNAGKSTLLNRMAGAKLSIVSPKAQTTRFRVLGILMRGHSQILLVDTPGIFRPRRKLDRAMVAAAWTGAEDADITLLLVDARSGLTEAVQTIIERLAETKRKVWLVLNKTDLVPATALLPLTASITEKLPVEHVFMVSARTGNGVEDLLDKLAASLPEGPYLYPEDDLTDLPDRLLAAELVREQIFMQTHEEVPYSATVETESYKERPDGSVRIDATIYVSRAGHKAILIGNGGQKIRQIGERARKQLSSLLERPCHLFLNVKERGGWDEERARLRAIGLDDVP from the coding sequence ATGGCTGACGATACCACGCGCTGCGGTTTTGCTGCCCTTGTGGGGGCACCAAACGCAGGCAAATCAACACTTCTTAACCGTATGGCTGGTGCCAAGCTGTCCATTGTTTCTCCCAAGGCGCAAACCACGCGCTTTCGGGTTCTGGGCATTCTTATGCGCGGGCACAGCCAGATTCTGTTGGTGGATACACCGGGAATTTTCCGCCCCCGCCGTAAGCTGGACCGCGCCATGGTGGCAGCAGCGTGGACGGGTGCCGAAGATGCAGACATCACGCTGCTGCTGGTAGATGCCCGCAGCGGGCTAACAGAAGCCGTGCAGACCATTATTGAGCGTCTGGCAGAAACCAAGCGCAAGGTCTGGCTGGTGCTGAACAAGACCGATCTTGTGCCCGCCACCGCCCTGTTGCCGCTTACGGCGTCTATTACGGAAAAGCTGCCGGTTGAGCACGTGTTTATGGTGAGCGCACGCACTGGCAATGGTGTGGAAGACCTGCTGGACAAGCTGGCCGCAAGCCTGCCCGAAGGCCCGTATCTGTACCCCGAAGATGATCTGACAGACCTGCCAGACCGGCTTTTGGCTGCCGAACTGGTGCGTGAGCAGATTTTTATGCAAACGCATGAGGAAGTGCCCTACAGCGCCACGGTGGAAACAGAAAGCTATAAGGAACGGCCTGATGGATCTGTGCGCATAGATGCCACCATCTATGTGTCCCGCGCGGGGCACAAGGCCATCCTGATTGGCAATGGTGGCCAGAAAATCCGCCAGATTGGGGAGCGCGCGCGTAAGCAGCTTTCCAGCCTGCTGGAACGCCCCTGCCACCTGTTTCTGAACGTAAAGGAACGCGGTGGATGGGATGAAGAGCGCGCCCGCCTGCGCGCCATTGGTCTGGACGACGTGCCATAA
- a CDS encoding RelA/SpoT family protein produces the protein MAHTGGDHSPPVPVSVKDSGEGMMQPVKTDAPVEESTAPVPAAENGGRSELNCERLVNRVLTYAPKADVESIRRAFAVAYKAHENQKRDNGDPYITHPLAVAMILARFRLDVQSICTALLHDTIEDTGVTYDTLKAQFGQNVADLVDGVTKLTRLELQSDRTKQAENFRKLVLAMSKDIRVLLVKLADRLHNMRTLHFVERQDRRQRIARETLDIYAPLAERIGMDRVKTELQNLSFAQLEPEADATIRTRLNYLRGQGADVIEEVRRELLRLCHEAGLKNVQVSGREKSPYSIWEKMQRRNVAFEQLSDIMAFRVIVDTREDCYMALGAVHAAYPMIAGRFKDYISTPKANGYQSLHTGVTLRSPRNQKIEVQIRTQDMHDVAENGVAAHWAYKEGSGTEEGGYGGLRRPRWVQDLLEILEASSAPDEFLENTKLELYQDQVFCFTPKGQLISLPRGATPVDFAYAVHSHVGDTCVGAKINGRLMPLRHELENGDQVEIMTARGGAPSLSWERFVVTGKARARIRRYVAQQQRQVSLDGGRAALAKAFRQEGVDGSEKILETTLKPLKQSSLTDLYVAVGAGNLPARDVVHTAYPELKRVQRVPRMLSGLPGVLGTAGPRARGAGGGSGRRSSNAAVPLVGLGAGVAVHYAACCHPLPGDRIVGVVATGRGVTIHTRTCQTLESFSATPERFLDVDWDYDAMARSGGAGQMRVGRISIVAENEAAVLANITNSISKSDAAMVNLKIVHRQLDFTEILVDVEVRDLRHLSSVIASLRAAPGITQADRVKS, from the coding sequence GTGGCGCATACGGGCGGCGATCATTCTCCTCCGGTTCCGGTTTCCGTTAAGGACTCGGGGGAGGGAATGATGCAGCCTGTTAAAACGGACGCTCCAGTGGAAGAAAGCACCGCTCCAGTTCCCGCCGCAGAAAATGGCGGGCGGAGCGAACTGAACTGCGAGCGTTTGGTCAATAGGGTGCTTACTTATGCACCCAAGGCGGATGTAGAAAGCATTCGCCGCGCTTTTGCCGTGGCCTACAAGGCGCACGAAAACCAAAAGCGCGATAATGGTGATCCGTACATAACCCATCCGCTAGCCGTGGCCATGATTCTGGCCCGCTTTCGGCTGGATGTGCAGTCTATCTGCACAGCTTTGCTGCACGACACCATAGAAGATACCGGCGTTACTTACGATACGCTCAAGGCGCAGTTCGGCCAGAATGTGGCTGATCTAGTAGATGGCGTTACCAAGCTTACACGGCTGGAGCTGCAATCAGACCGCACCAAGCAGGCGGAAAACTTCCGCAAGCTTGTGCTGGCTATGTCTAAGGACATTCGCGTTCTGCTGGTTAAGCTAGCAGACCGGCTTCACAACATGCGCACCCTGCATTTTGTGGAGCGACAGGACAGGCGGCAGCGTATTGCGCGTGAAACGCTGGATATCTATGCCCCGCTGGCCGAGCGCATTGGTATGGACCGCGTTAAGACAGAGTTGCAAAACCTGTCTTTTGCGCAGCTTGAGCCAGAAGCTGATGCCACTATCCGCACGCGCCTGAACTATCTGCGCGGGCAGGGTGCGGATGTTATTGAAGAAGTGCGGCGTGAATTGCTGCGCCTGTGTCATGAAGCCGGGCTGAAGAATGTTCAGGTTTCGGGGCGTGAGAAATCTCCTTATTCCATCTGGGAGAAAATGCAGCGCCGCAATGTGGCGTTTGAGCAGCTTTCAGACATCATGGCTTTCCGTGTGATCGTGGACACGCGTGAGGATTGCTACATGGCGCTGGGCGCCGTACATGCGGCCTACCCCATGATAGCCGGGCGTTTTAAGGATTATATCTCCACCCCCAAGGCCAACGGATACCAAAGCCTGCATACGGGGGTAACGCTCCGTTCCCCCCGTAACCAGAAGATTGAAGTGCAGATCCGCACACAGGATATGCACGATGTGGCAGAAAACGGTGTGGCCGCGCACTGGGCCTACAAGGAAGGCTCCGGCACGGAAGAAGGCGGCTATGGCGGCCTGCGTCGCCCACGCTGGGTGCAGGATTTGTTGGAAATTCTGGAAGCCTCATCCGCCCCGGATGAGTTTTTGGAAAACACCAAGCTTGAACTGTATCAGGATCAGGTTTTCTGCTTCACGCCCAAAGGCCAGCTTATTTCTCTGCCACGCGGGGCCACTCCGGTAGATTTTGCCTACGCCGTGCATAGCCATGTGGGTGATACCTGCGTGGGTGCAAAGATCAATGGTCGCCTGATGCCTTTGCGGCATGAGCTGGAAAACGGCGATCAGGTTGAAATCATGACGGCCCGTGGCGGCGCGCCTTCTCTTTCGTGGGAAAGGTTTGTTGTTACCGGCAAGGCGCGCGCGCGTATCCGCCGTTATGTGGCGCAGCAGCAGCGTCAAGTCTCGCTGGATGGCGGGCGTGCTGCACTGGCTAAAGCCTTCCGTCAGGAAGGTGTGGATGGGTCTGAAAAGATTCTGGAAACCACACTCAAGCCGCTTAAACAAAGCTCACTAACTGATCTGTATGTGGCCGTAGGTGCGGGTAATCTGCCCGCGCGGGATGTGGTGCATACAGCGTACCCCGAACTCAAGCGCGTGCAGCGTGTGCCGCGTATGCTTTCTGGCCTGCCGGGTGTGCTGGGTACGGCAGGGCCACGTGCGCGTGGGGCAGGTGGTGGTTCTGGCCGCCGGTCTTCCAACGCCGCCGTCCCACTGGTGGGGTTGGGTGCCGGTGTGGCCGTGCATTATGCCGCCTGCTGCCACCCCTTGCCGGGGGACAGAATTGTGGGCGTGGTGGCCACAGGCCGAGGTGTAACCATTCACACTCGTACCTGCCAGACGCTGGAAAGTTTTTCCGCAACGCCAGAACGCTTTTTGGATGTGGATTGGGATTACGATGCCATGGCCCGTTCTGGCGGGGCTGGGCAGATGCGGGTTGGCCGAATCAGTATTGTGGCGGAAAACGAGGCTGCCGTGCTGGCCAATATTACCAACTCCATTTCCAAATCTGATGCGGCAATGGTGAACCTTAAAATCGTGCATCGCCAGCTTGATTTCACGGAAATTCTTGTGGATGTAGAAGTGCGAGATCTGCGCCATCTCTCCTCGGTTATTGCCAGCCTGCGTGCTGCTCCCGGCATTACACAGGCAGACAGGGTGAAATCATGA
- a CDS encoding carbonic anhydrase, whose product MPSCSEARSSLLSLLRGVEHFNTEIFPAKKELFASLAKGQAPEALFIACADSRINPNLITQTGPGDLFILRNIGNLVPAYGEMLGGVSSAVEYAVLGLGVSTIIVCGHSDCGAMKALMEPEKNGLDKMPTVRKWLRNAEAARAATLHTFTGEDVGPATVRCVAEQNVLLQLAHLRTHPAVAAGLAKGTLFLQGWFYDIGSGEITVLDEQTRKSLPIKTVITQMEEKSA is encoded by the coding sequence ATGCCCTCATGTTCTGAAGCCAGAAGCAGCCTTCTTTCCCTGCTGCGTGGCGTTGAGCACTTCAACACCGAAATTTTTCCTGCCAAGAAAGAACTGTTTGCTAGCTTGGCAAAAGGGCAAGCGCCGGAAGCTTTGTTTATTGCATGTGCAGATAGCCGCATTAACCCTAACCTGATTACCCAGACAGGGCCAGGTGATCTGTTTATTCTGCGTAACATTGGCAACCTTGTGCCAGCATATGGTGAAATGCTGGGGGGTGTGTCCTCCGCAGTGGAATATGCCGTTCTGGGCCTTGGAGTTTCCACCATTATTGTGTGTGGCCATTCCGATTGCGGTGCCATGAAGGCTCTGATGGAACCAGAAAAAAACGGGCTGGATAAAATGCCAACCGTGCGCAAATGGCTGCGCAACGCAGAAGCCGCGCGTGCGGCCACCCTGCACACCTTTACGGGGGAAGATGTAGGCCCTGCCACCGTGCGCTGCGTTGCGGAACAAAACGTGCTGCTACAGTTGGCGCATTTGCGTACGCATCCTGCTGTGGCCGCGGGGCTGGCAAAGGGTACGCTGTTCCTGCAGGGGTGGTTTTATGATATCGGCTCCGGTGAAATTACGGTGCTGGATGAACAAACACGCAAAAGCCTGCCTATTAAAACCGTTATTACACAGATGGAAGAAAAATCCGCTTAA
- a CDS encoding phosphatidate cytidylyltransferase, producing the protein MSANTQDTSAWRDLRPRLMSAAVLVAVAGTCIGLGGLAYDALILGMMGGMAVEAAALFGLSVKSWRGVLYLLWAVCAGLSAATGHWAYFGVFCISSLVFGAPLCAIMCVIILAGTALLWLRQASFWPVLFVIAVVVASDSSAYVAGRIFGGPKLAPRISPGKTRSGAVGGLVGAVATGGIVATLSGLGGVGSALVWGGILGISAQTGDLAESAMKRALGVKDSGKLLPGHGGLLDRFDGLVVAAPVAALVSVCAGASMPFWAAGARTILRALAGHLPR; encoded by the coding sequence ATGAGCGCGAACACGCAGGATACTTCGGCTTGGCGTGATTTGCGCCCGCGGCTGATGTCTGCCGCTGTGCTGGTGGCTGTAGCCGGTACGTGCATTGGCTTGGGCGGCTTGGCGTATGATGCTCTTATTCTGGGCATGATGGGCGGTATGGCGGTAGAGGCCGCAGCCCTGTTTGGGCTTTCCGTTAAAAGCTGGCGCGGCGTGTTGTATCTGCTGTGGGCTGTATGTGCGGGGCTTTCTGCCGCTACCGGGCATTGGGCTTATTTTGGTGTTTTCTGCATTAGCTCCTTAGTGTTTGGTGCCCCGCTTTGCGCCATTATGTGCGTGATTATTCTGGCAGGCACGGCGCTGCTATGGTTGCGGCAGGCTAGCTTTTGGCCCGTTCTGTTTGTGATTGCCGTTGTGGTGGCCAGTGATAGTTCGGCCTACGTGGCAGGGCGTATTTTTGGTGGCCCCAAGCTGGCTCCGCGTATCTCTCCGGGTAAAACACGTTCCGGCGCTGTTGGCGGCTTGGTCGGCGCTGTGGCTACCGGCGGTATTGTTGCCACACTTTCCGGTTTAGGTGGCGTGGGTTCCGCACTGGTGTGGGGGGGTATCTTAGGTATTTCCGCCCAAACGGGGGATCTGGCCGAAAGCGCGATGAAGCGCGCCTTGGGTGTGAAGGATTCGGGCAAGCTGCTGCCGGGGCATGGTGGGCTACTGGATCGGTTTGATGGGCTGGTGGTGGCTGCGCCTGTGGCGGCACTGGTTTCTGTATGTGCGGGGGCATCCATGCCGTTTTGGGCAGCGGGCGCACGCACTATTTTAAGGGCTCTGGCAGGCCATCTGCCGAGGTAG
- the acpS gene encoding holo-ACP synthase — translation MTLISAGVDLCDMRRIAQALERFGDRFTQRVFTQQERAKAESRSGQARIGAYAKRWAAKEACAKALGTGFAQGVAHSQIGVHNLPSGQPTLVLTGVAAQKLEQLMPPGTVPHIVLSMTDEPPYALAQVLISARKA, via the coding sequence ATGACACTGATTTCCGCCGGGGTGGATCTGTGCGATATGCGCCGGATTGCTCAGGCCCTAGAACGGTTTGGAGATCGCTTTACGCAGCGGGTGTTTACACAGCAGGAACGCGCAAAGGCAGAAAGCAGATCCGGCCAGGCGCGTATTGGGGCCTATGCCAAACGCTGGGCCGCGAAAGAGGCCTGTGCAAAGGCATTGGGCACAGGCTTTGCGCAAGGGGTGGCGCATAGCCAGATAGGCGTGCATAACCTGCCATCCGGCCAGCCAACATTGGTGCTTACCGGGGTGGCTGCGCAAAAACTGGAACAGCTTATGCCCCCCGGCACTGTGCCGCATATTGTGCTGAGCATGACGGATGAGCCCCCATACGCGCTGGCGCAGGTGCTGATATCAGCCCGCAAGGCATGA
- the lepB gene encoding signal peptidase I, which yields MSTPEHPPTTGASQPEKGGNTVLDSLRTIITVVLVVTVVRTFLFESFVIPSGSMIPTLQVGDYIWVSKFSYGYSKYSFPFSPNLFEGRVFGAEPHRGDVAVFRYTKDTSVDYIKRIVGLPGDHIQVTNGHLILNGQEVPCLNPHNYTTRDETQVDMEGEACTEQLPGSANGMVVKHDILKLTDEGPQNNTPEYVVPPGYFFAMGDNRDDSADSRFMGDGPKDLGFVPMENLVGRAQRIFFSVQSSHPFWQVWYWPVEIRWARILRGVS from the coding sequence ATGAGCACACCGGAACATCCTCCCACCACCGGGGCAAGTCAGCCCGAAAAGGGCGGAAATACCGTGCTGGACTCCCTGCGCACCATCATAACGGTGGTGCTGGTGGTAACTGTGGTGCGCACCTTCCTGTTTGAATCTTTTGTGATCCCTTCAGGCTCCATGATCCCAACCTTGCAGGTAGGGGATTACATCTGGGTGTCCAAATTCAGCTATGGGTATTCCAAATATTCCTTCCCGTTCTCACCGAACCTGTTTGAAGGGCGTGTTTTTGGGGCAGAACCGCATCGGGGCGATGTGGCTGTTTTTCGCTACACCAAAGATACATCGGTTGATTACATCAAGCGCATTGTGGGCCTGCCGGGAGACCACATTCAGGTCACCAATGGTCATCTTATTCTGAACGGGCAGGAAGTGCCGTGCCTGAACCCCCATAACTACACCACGCGGGATGAAACGCAGGTGGATATGGAAGGTGAAGCCTGCACCGAACAACTGCCCGGTAGCGCTAATGGCATGGTGGTTAAGCACGATATTCTTAAGCTGACGGATGAAGGCCCGCAGAACAACACGCCCGAATATGTTGTGCCACCGGGTTACTTCTTTGCTATGGGTGATAATCGGGATGATAGCGCCGATAGCCGCTTTATGGGCGATGGCCCCAAGGATCTGGGCTTTGTGCCTATGGAAAATTTGGTAGGCCGGGCGCAGCGTATCTTCTTCTCAGTTCAGTCTTCCCACCCGTTCTGGCAGGTCTGGTACTGGCCAGTTGAAATCCGCTGGGCGCGTATTCTGCGGGGCGTATCGTGA